The genomic interval TCCATGTCCCGGTGCGGATGCGTTCCAAAGCCCTGGCCCGGCGCCACGCGGTCATCGTTGATGACGCGCAGGGAGCGAAATCCCATGTGCGCCGGATCGTAATAATCGGCGAAGGAAAAGGTGTGCCGCGTGTCAAGCCAGCCATGATCGGCGTGGCCGCGTTCGCCCGCCCGCCGGATCTTCAGTTCATTTGCACTCGTTCGCATGGCCATACGATAATGCCAGTCTGACGTCCGCCTAATGCAAAGATATTGGCCTGAGACTGCTTTTTGGTTATGCTGCCGGGCATGGAACTACGACAACTGCGCTACTTCGTGGCAGTGGCGGAACAAGGCAACATCAGCCGGGCCGCCAAAAGCATATTCCTGACCCAGCCCGCCTTGAGCCGCCAGATCAAGTCGCTGGAGGAGGAGGTTGGCCAGCGCCTGTTGGAACGGCAGGCCCATTCCATCCGCCTCACCCCCGCCGGGGAAACCCTGCTCCGGGAAGCCCGCGAGTTACTGCAACATGCCGAACGCGTCCTTGCCCAGGTGCGCGGCACGGGCGGCAGACCCTGCCTGCGCGTCGGTTATGCGCCCTCGCTCGCCGCCGGGATATTGTCCGTCGCCATCGGCAACTTCACCCAGGCACACCCCAGCGCCCATGTGGAATTACACGATCTTTCAACCGGGGAAATGATCGCCGGATTGGAAAATGAAAAGCTGGATGCCGCGTTGTGTGTCGGGCAATACCATCAGGCGGGGGGATTGGTATGGACGCCCCTGGTCAGTGCCGCATGGCGGCTGGCCGTAAACCGAAATCATCCGCTCGCCCGGCGGGCGCGGGTGACACCCCGCGACGTGGCCGGAGAACCGTTGCTTGTTTATTCCCAGCGCGAGTATCCAGAGTATTGGGAGATCGTCACCGGCTGGTTGCGCGACCACCGGCAACAGCCGAATATCGCCGGCGAATACGGCGGTGCCGAAAATCTGATGGCAGCGGTTGAATCCGGTTTGGGAGTCGCCGTTGTGACCACCCAAATGGCGCGGCTGTTCCCGCAGCGTGCCCGGCTGATCGCGCTGTCCCCCGCTCCGGAGCCAGTCCGCATTGCTGTCGGCCATCGCGCCAATCGCGCGGCTGACAAGCCGCTCGCGGTGTTCGTGGAAGAACTGCGCAAAGCGGCGCAGGCCTTGGTGTAATTTACTTCGCCGATCGGTTTTTCCACCAGTTGCGGAAGCTGGTCGGCGCGAATTTCGGAGTCTCTCGCGTGCGCGTCCAGGCGCGCACTGGGTCCAGCACGGAACCTTTGACGATCGGGTGCAGCGGTTGCATGAGCTTGCCCATGGCCATGCCGAAGCGGTAGAGGGCCGGGCTGCGCATCATGACTTTGAATCCGCTGAACATGAGTTTGTCCAACAGCGGCGGGTTTTCCTTGACCGCGTTGCGCCGGTTTTGCAGCAGGTGATGCGCCAGGTCAATTTTAACCGGGCACGCCTCGGAACACGCGCCGCACAGGGACGAGGCAAAGGAGAGGTGTTTCCAATCCTTCAAGCCGCGCATGTTCGGCGTGATGACGGAGCCAATGGGCCCCTGGTAGGTGGTGCCGTAGCTGTGGCCGCCCACGTTGCGGAAGATCGGGCAGACGTTCAGGCACGCGCCGCACCGGATGCAATGCAGGGAATCCCGCTGCTCGGGGTCCGCCATCATCTGACTGCGCCCGTTATCCAGCAGCACGAGGTGAAATTCACGCGGGCCGTCGCATTCATCCGCCTGGCGCGGGCCGCCGTAGAGGGTGTTGTACCCGGTCAGGTGTTGCCCGGCGCCGACGGTGGCCAGCATGGGCAGGAACAGGGCCAGGTCGTCCATCCGGCGGATCACCTTTTCAATGCCCATCAGCGCGACATGAACGCGCGGCAGGGAGGTGCTCAGGCGGGCGTTCCCTTCGTTTTCCGTGATGGAAATC from Verrucomicrobiota bacterium carries:
- a CDS encoding LysR family transcriptional regulator — translated: MELRQLRYFVAVAEQGNISRAAKSIFLTQPALSRQIKSLEEEVGQRLLERQAHSIRLTPAGETLLREARELLQHAERVLAQVRGTGGRPCLRVGYAPSLAAGILSVAIGNFTQAHPSAHVELHDLSTGEMIAGLENEKLDAALCVGQYHQAGGLVWTPLVSAAWRLAVNRNHPLARRARVTPRDVAGEPLLVYSQREYPEYWEIVTGWLRDHRQQPNIAGEYGGAENLMAAVESGLGVAVVTTQMARLFPQRARLIALSPAPEPVRIAVGHRANRAADKPLAVFVEELRKAAQALV
- a CDS encoding LutB/LldF family L-lactate oxidation iron-sulfur protein yields the protein MMTIAKTFKESATRYCADLRHRNLIRKALTGYEGKRDENKARFQDWEQARQAAAEIKYEVINHLDKYLDQFAKNIEARGGKVFWAKDAKAAREYIIEVARNNHVKAIIKSKSMTTEEIHLNDGLQQAGFGVFESDLGEFIVQLRDEPPYHLVFPAMHLTRGEISEIFQKKLGAEPVQDPEALTMIARRIMRQKFCEADMGISGVNFGVAETGMISITENEGNARLSTSLPRVHVALMGIEKVIRRMDDLALFLPMLATVGAGQHLTGYNTLYGGPRQADECDGPREFHLVLLDNGRSQMMADPEQRDSLHCIRCGACLNVCPIFRNVGGHSYGTTYQGPIGSVITPNMRGLKDWKHLSFASSLCGACSEACPVKIDLAHHLLQNRRNAVKENPPLLDKLMFSGFKVMMRSPALYRFGMAMGKLMQPLHPIVKGSVLDPVRAWTRTRETPKFAPTSFRNWWKNRSAK